DNA from Lemur catta isolate mLemCat1 chromosome 7, mLemCat1.pri, whole genome shotgun sequence:
GGGTGGAGGGTGAGTGGCGTGAGAGGTAAGCTCAGAACACCCCCTCAGTGGCCAGCCCAAGCCCCACCCTGACCCCAGCTCCCACTTCTGCCAGTGGCCTGGACCTATCTTGAGCTCAAGAGCTGACAGGGCTGCAGGGACAGGACAAGCCAGGAAAGCTTCCAGGTGAGGGTGTGAGCCCTCAAGACCAAGGACGTCAGACACACCCCGACGTGATACCTCAGCTCTTCATCCCACTCTTTTTGGAGCTGGCCTCAACACCCCGAAggacaggtgaagaaactgaagccagGGCCATACCTTTCTCACCTTTCAGCAGGCAGaaaattggggtggggggacagtggTTACTGTGATGGAGGTGTTCACACCTGGCCCGGGAAGCCTGGACCCGCCTCGGTCTCCACCCTGGCTCGCATCTATATGGCTTCTCCCAAGGAGGGCACGCAGGTGGGGAAGAGGGCATCTGGGGGCCGCAGGCCAGCCTTCCCTGGGGAAGGAGGCTGAGGCCTGAGAGTCTGTCCCCGTGTGGTGATGTGCCACCCAAGTCCTGGGTGAAGTGGGTGGTTTGGCTGGCTGAGGGTCAGCCTAGTTGGAGAAGCCAAACCCTGAGATGCAGCTGAACAGCTGGCAAATGGGGACCCCAAGTGCGTGTGACAGCCCGAGGGAATACTTCCTTGGGAGCACTGGGGATGCCTGCTAGTCCCCTACAATTGACACCCTGTCCCAGACTTTGGCAACCTTTGCTGTTGCAGAAAATTCCTTTTGATGCCCAGCCTCCctatctccttcctctctcctagTGCAGCCAAAACCTTGTCTCCTGTGTCCTCAGAGGTGCCCGTATCCTTCTCATGGCCACCTGAGAAGACCCAGAGAGAAGCCTGTGCCCTAGGTACCCagggagaagctgggagaggTTGGATCCCAAAGCACATCTGCCCCAGGGCAGGGGTTTTCTCTGTAGCTGCTAGGCCAGGCCCCACCTTGGCTCCTGCCAGGAGAAAGGCCCCTGCTCTCTGCAAAGCCAGCCCTCCTGCAGCCCCAACACGGCCGGGCCACGCGCTGCCTCCCCAGGTTCCGTCGGGTCACTTTCTAGTTCTTCATCCTCTCTGTGAGATGGCCATTAGCATTTAAATATGTTCCCCTCTTCCATCTTTAAACAAATACCAAACACCAGTAAAACACCAAATTAACTAAAAACCAGTCCCTCCCCAGAACCTAAGGCCCCGCCAGCCACGGCATGGCATAGTCGGGCTTCTGCAGGGAGCAATCCACCTGGACCTTGCCCTGCTCTCACCACTGCCTTGAGATGATGCCCACCAAGTGCCTATGTCCACGCACCAGGGCGTGCAGGCCCGGCTTtgcagccctccctgctcccacaccCTCCCCTGGCTGCAAGGACACTGCCCTCTCCTGGTTTACTGCCACCTCCCTGGCAGtgctctctgccctgccctggagcAGCCCAAGATCTGCCCTGGGCCCTTCCCCAGGGTGTGCTCCCTCCAGGCCCAGTGCCCACCTGAGTCCTTGCAGATATTCTTGCCAGCCAAGTCTGTCTCTTCAGAGCTCCAGGCCTTCACATCCAGATGCCTCAGGACATCCACCAGGGCTGTCAGAGGTGCCGGGGCTGCTCCTCCTGTTGCCCCACCAGCTGGGCCTAATCCTTGACCCACAAGCCTATTACCAACCCCTGGCAGCTCTGTCCTAGGACTCTGTTGGACCCATCTGTCTCTCCACCTCTTGCCTGGGTGGCTGCAGCAGCTTGCTCGGGTACCCCTACTCCCGTTGCTCCTCTGCCCTCCACACTGTGACCAAGAGGGAGCTGACAAatcctgctccctgcctccccccgAATGCTTTGGAGGCTCCCTGACATCCTTGGCATAAGGCCTGTGTGCCCACCCTCTGCAGTTTGTCCTGTTTGTTGGTGGgtggcctttgcacatgctgctccctctCCTGGAACACACTCCCCCCTCCCGCCCTCTCCAGCCCCCTGCCGTCCTCACCGCCTCTCGCCTCCCAGGCTCCACACGGCGCTGCCACTAGAACTGCACTGTCCGGTGGGGCGGCtgctggccacatgtggctggtgagCCCTTGAAATACGCTAGTTCATATCGAGATGTGTAAAGCACATACCAGctttcaaagcaaagaaaaatagcccatttgtaatttttatattgattttatattggaatgaaaatattttggatatactgggttaaaaatatattattaatattaaaattaagttcATCTGTTTCTTATTACTTTTTGAAACGTAATTAGACAATTTTAAGTCACATATGTGGCTCACACTCTATTTCTGCTGGACAGCCCTCACCCCAGGGCCTTCGGTGAGAACCAGAGGCGAAGGGCCTCCTCCGGGCCCCGCTTCCCTGCCGCCGAGGAGCTGGCGGGCAGGGACAGGCTGGCCAGCACACGCCACACAGCAGGGCCTGAGCGGTCTGTGTTGAACAGACAGACAGCTGGGAAAGGGGCACAGAGAAAGGAAGCTCCTCTTGACGGTACTTTCCCACTTTTTATTACTCAACAAACGGATGGGGATGGAGAGGCAAGGATAGGGCCACAGCAAATTGcaataaataagagaaatggGGACGGGCGGCGGCCCGCGCCTACACGGCCCCACATAAATAACCAAGTTGCTGAGCCGGAgcggagggtggggctgggcctgaCAGTCGCCTGTGGTGCCCAGACACGCTGGCACCACAGGACACGGAAGCCACTGAGGCCAGAGGCTTGCTCCAGCCCAACACTCCTCTCCCCGAAGCTCCTGAGATCTTGCCGGGTGGCTGGGCAGGCCGGGGCTCTGCGCCACAGCCCTGCCCGGGTCAAGACtgttttttcaatttcattaaaaacagCGGGGTGGGGCAGGCACATGCATTAAGCCCCGTCTGTGGGCAGAGCCATGGATGGACAGCCCCGAAGGGGCCTTGAAGGCAGAGGCCCTGGGAGCAGCAACAGTGGGGCCAGGTAAAGCTACTACCGGGAGTGGTGGCAGAGTCcagctcccccgccccccacagcccagcccagacCCTGCAAGGAGCCGGAGAGGCCCTGGGTGCTGAGACGTCATCTCCTCTCACCTCACAGTCAGAAACACCAGGACCCAGCAATGGCCGGGAGCGTGCCCAAGGTCAGAACCCAGGACAACTCAGCCTCCCAGCGCAGGGCTTCTGTTGCCCTTCCCTTTACAAGACCTGccagaagaggagggggaggcgcATCTGCTCCAGGGCCTGTACAGGGACAGAGGAGTGGCTAATTACCAAGGGAGGGGGCCAGGCGCGCCAGACACAGGCCCCTGCCTCCCACCAAGCCTAGCCCCCGGCGGTACAGGGAATCCCGTGGGCTCCTAGATCTGGCCAGTGCAGGCACGGGGTCGGGAGCATCCTGCAGGCGAGGAGCCGAGGCAGCAGGGACGGGGACGGGGCTCTCAATCTGCTCCTGCACGCGGCGCTCGCCGACCCGCCTTGCTCCTCACTGGGGCGGACGGTCCCACCTCCAGGCCGTGGCCTTCACTGTTTCTTCTGCTGAGCCATCGCATCTTGGTCCTCACAGTCCCGCTGCGGctctacctcctccaggaagccgcCAGAACCTCCCGGGGCAGGCTGCAGTGCTCTCAGCCCAGGCAGCCCTCAGATGACCAGGTTGCTCTCACTTAGCCGGACCACATAGCGGTTCTCCTGGGGCACGGGGTCAGGGGTCAGACCTGAGTCAGCGGCTGGCTTCTGGGTTCCAGAGAAGTGGCCCCTACCTAGGGCCCCCTGCACATCCACCCCTGCCCTATCTTCGGTCAGATCCCTCCCCCAAGCCCTCACCTCGGCTTTGTTCTCTGTCGGGGGCTTCAGCCACTTCGCATGGCTTCCGCCACTTCCTAGCAGTGCCCGCTGCTCAGCGGGTAGGCCAGGTCGTGGGGAGTCAGGGAGGTCGTCCTCCGAGGGCCCAGCCTCTGTGATGGCCTTCACCTCAGACACCACAGAACTTGTCCGCTGCTCGGGAATTCGAGCCACACGGAACCTGTGAGGAGAAGTGGTGCGATCGATCCCATTAGAGGAGGAATCCCTGGTGTAGACAGGGCAgcacctgcccagggtcacagagccagtTCATGGATCAAAACCGGAGCCTCCTGACACCTGAGCCCTTCCCAGCTCCCACCCACAGACAAGGGCTTGACTCCACCGCTGTTTGTACCCAGCCCCCACCCGCCGCAACTCCAGGTTGCACGTAGACAGGCCCCTGGCCTGAGAGGCCCCAGGTGCCATGGGGCCAAGACCCCGCCCTGGGGACCCTAGGGCTGCACATGAGACACAGCATAGCTGGGAAGTCCTGACTTCCCTCTGGCCACCCCCACTGCCCAGAGAGGCCCAATAAGGGCAGGGCCACCACTAAGCAGGGTGGTTAGGGCTCAACCtacggccctgccctgcccccccagGCTGTCTCCCTGACCCTGTCTGTGCCCACCTCACCTGCCCACAGACAAGATGGTGATCTCGCCCTGGCGTCCTGCCTTGGCCCCGGCCTTGGGAGCCCTGGCTGGATTGGGCAGGAGGCTAGGAGCAGGAGAGGTGGCAGCTGCAGCCTCAGGGGACAGCAGCACCTCTGGCCACTTCTTCTGGCTACAACGGGAGCAGCAGGGGCCAGAGAGTGAGGCCAGGCCCTGCACGGTGTGGAGGTGGTGGCGATGTGGGCAGATGTGGGGCATGCTGGGGCGCGCCGGTGGCAGCCTGCAGGAGGGCACAGGTGGGGGAGCAGTCAGGAGGGCAGGCCAGGAGGGGCCGGGGGACATGAGGAGGAACAGACGCAAGTGGTGAGCCCCCAGGAGGCAGGCTGACTATCTGCAGGTTCTGGCCCGCTCTCTCCCACCGGCCCGCTCACCTGGGCACAGGCTGGTGGCCCGTCTGCACCAGCTGCTTGCTGTGGTACTCTTTCAGCAGCTCCTCCAGGGCCGCGGCGTTCTCTGTGAGCAGCTGCAGTCAGAACCTGGCTCTGGCGACACAGGGcagccctcccaccccctgccccagcagagAACCCACTACCTACCCACTGCCCTTCCCCGGCCTGGGCtgggccttcccctcccccctttgTCAGGGGAGAACAGGAAGCCAAGAGGCAGCACTGCTGGGCCAGAGCGTGCCAGGCGGGGCTGACCATCCCAGGGCACGACTCTGACCCCCGCAGCTGCCTCACAGGCTCTCGGAGGAGACCCTCCTCTCCTGGGCATTGGGATGGGGTCAGACCTTCCCCTCACCTTTCTTTTCTGTGATCAGGCGCACCAGGACCCCGATGGTGTCCTCGTTGGCATCCTCGGCCCGGTAGGCAGGGTTGATtcctggggaagagaagagaaggactATGATCCTGCAGAAGAGGGGGGACTCCAGGCTCCCACACTTATGCCAGGATCAGCCGGCAGAGGGCACCCCCGGCCTTCCTAAGAGTCACAGCAGAGCCCGTGCGTATGTGCTTGGGTGACAGAAGTCTCCCAGAGCCCTGCACCTGCGGGATCAGATGAGGCCCATTGTCTCCTTTACTGTTTCCTGCACCCAGAAGCCCCAGGTGCTTAGAGGTTTCAGAACCACCTGAACTCCATAGTCCCCACAGAGTGCATGTATAgagggaggcggggtggggggggtcagCCTCTTCCAGGCCTGCTCTGTCCCCTTCTCAGCCTCAGGCGGCTGTGGGTCACCTGCCTGCCCAGAACTCCCAATACCTATAGCAAACTCTGCCATTCTAGGCCCACCACCTCCCTGCACACCACCCTGTCTATGTAACTATTTAACTGAGGGCCCCTGGTCAGCTTTGGACCTGAACCTCTAGGGCGTGAGAATTGACCACTGTGATCAATCCTGAGCCCAGCAACAACAGAGCTCCCAGGACTTGCCACCCAGGCAGCAGCCAGCACTTAAAGGAAGTCACCAGGCTGGGAAAACAAGTGCGGTCTCAGGCAAAATGGCCCTGAGCCGccaccttccttcctgcctgcctgcccaaagctcctgtccccttcctgcctcctccagacTTCAGTGTCAGGAGTTGGAAGGGACTCTGGCCAGCTGGGCAGCTTGGGGTACTGGCATGGGAGATGCTATTTTACTCTTGACTTGGCCCAGGGCACATATGTGCATGTGGGAGCCCCTGCCTGTCAGGTGACAGTGGCGGGTGGAGAAGAGAGGGCCCAGCCCTGGGGTCGGGGTGGTAGAACATGCCTCTCTCACTGGTTCCAGGACTTGTTACTCAAACCACAGCCTGGAACTGAAATCTAAGCCCCTCGTGGTGCCCGCCCAGGACAGCTGCCCTGCCAGCCCGCATGACGCAGAGCGTTCTCCCACTCCAGGCCAGAGGTCAGAGGTCACCTTGAGTATCTCAAAGGCCGTCTGACCCTGAACCACATACACAACTGTGGCCCCAAGAACCCAGAACCCGCAGCTTGGCAGGGCCTCGCCCAGGGTGGGAATCCTGCTGAAGCCACTTGACTGGCTGCCCGGCCTCTGCTCCGCCCCTACTGCCACACCTCGGCCCCTCACCCTTCCTCCCACTTTGTCAGTCTGCAGCTGTCGCCTCCCGACTAGCCCTTGCAGGCCTCTCCCTGTCAGACCCCCACGGCCAGGGAGGTTCCTAGCACGTGCCCTTCGTCCTTCCCGCCCGGACCCCAGCCAGCCTCACCATTGCTGCCCCCGCCGGGGCCGGGCCCGACCTCCTTGTGAGCTGTGCAGTGGTAGCCCTTCCGCTTGAGGAGGTTGCACACCAGGATGCCCAGCAGCCCCATGAGGCAGAAGACAGGCACGATGGCGATGACCGCGTACTGCGCGGCTGTCTCCTCATGGCCGCCCGCCCGCGTGCTGTTCCCAGGCTGCTGCGTCTCACCACCGCCGCTGGCCCCTGCGGCCACCTCCACACCACGCCGGGCTCGCCGCCCCCATTCTGAGCGTCATGGAGGGTGGAGGCAAGACAGAGGCGAGAGAAACGCAGACACAGAGAGGCAGAGGCCCGGGGCCCGAGTTAGCGTGGAATGGGGAGGAACTGATGTGTCCTGGGGAGCCCACTCCCACCATATTGGAGAAGCAAAGGCCAAGTCGCCCCCCTGTTGTTCCCTTCTGGCCGTCTGATCAGTCAACCCAAACTGGGCCTCCTCAGGCCTCAGGACGGCCCCAACCTCTGAGGTCCGAGGGGTGAACAGATGGCACAGGGACACAGGATCCTGCCACCACCATGGCCTGGGACGTGAACTAGTTGCCCCAGGTGACTGGCTCTGCCGTGAGAGGAGGTGCGCATGTGCATGGATGTGAGTGTCTGTGTACATACGTGTGCTCATGCTCATCCGCATGGGTCTATTTGAGGGGATAAGGATAGGGGACTGGTCAGGAAGTGAGTCCCCCAGTCCCCAGTTGTGGCTGCCGCCTGCTGGATGGTCTCTGCCACCCAGGAGCAAGGTGGGCAGACTCAGCCAGTGGAGCGACTGACTGTGCCCTGCTGGACACCCTCCGGCTGCACACCCTTCCCTGGGCTGGGGCAAGGACCCCACTGCCCCCACAAGGACACTGCGgcagctcctgggcttaagcttgGCTGCCCCCTCCCACGCACCCCCACCAGTCCTAGTCCCAGTCTGCCACTCACCGTCACAGCCGCGAGTACCAAGAGGTGCCCAGGAACATGGCTGACATGGAACTCGGGGGACCCCCCAAGGCCCAAACCACCTGCAGGGAGGGAAGATGTCACTGCGGGCTGGAAGT
Protein-coding regions in this window:
- the RELT gene encoding tumor necrosis factor receptor superfamily member 19L, whose translation is MKPSPLCWPLSCLLVLLPWSLATPTSTTPWQCPPGEEPNLDQGQDTLCRSCPPGTFSASWGSSPCQPHARCSLRRRLEAQLGTATQDTLCGGCQPGWFGPWGVPRVPCQPCSWAPLGTRGCDEWGRRARRGVEVAAGASGGGETQQPGNSTRAGGHEETAAQYAVIAIVPVFCLMGLLGILVCNLLKRKGYHCTAHKEVGPGPGGGSNGINPAYRAEDANEDTIGVLVRLITEKKENAAALEELLKEYHSKQLVQTGHQPVPRLPPARPSMPHICPHRHHLHTVQGLASLSGPCCSRCSQKKWPEVLLSPEAAAATSPAPSLLPNPARAPKAGAKAGRQGEITILSVGRFRVARIPEQRTSSVVSEVKAITEAGPSEDDLPDSPRPGLPAEQRALLGSGGSHAKWLKPPTENKAEENRYVVRLSESNLVI